One genomic window of Tachypleus tridentatus isolate NWPU-2018 chromosome 12, ASM421037v1, whole genome shotgun sequence includes the following:
- the LOC143234200 gene encoding uncharacterized protein LOC143234200: protein MVYCGSVVARRISSTASVFTAELYAISLTLDHIETEQYSNCTIYTDSLSSILALESLHVGSHPVLADIQNRLTHFPLTATFVHILWIPSHVGIRGNELADTAAKSICSGTITTVPISYMDYGLVFKA, encoded by the coding sequence ATGGTTTactgcggttcggtggttgcgcgcagaatctcctctacagcttctgtgttcactgctgaactgtatgccatatctcttacTCTCGATCATATTGAaactgagcagtactccaactgcacgatttatactgactcgcttagttctatactggccctggaatctctacacgttggctcacaccctgttctcgctgatattcaaaaccgactgacccATTTCCCATTAACTGCTACTTTTGTCCATATTTTGTGGATACCAAGCCATGTTGGTAtccgcgggaacgagcttgcagacacggcagctaaatctatctgctccggcactatcaccactgtgcctatttcgtacatggactatggtcttgtatttaaGGCTTGA